CCCGGCATCCAACGCCATTCATGGCCATATCAATGATTTTCTGGTGCGTACCGGGTTGAGAAGCGGTGTAAGTGAACTGCAGTTGCCATGTTTTACGGCAGTGAGAGCAGAGATAGCGCTGATGTCCGGCGGTGCTTTTGCCGTTACGCACCACCCCGTCAGTAGCTGAACAGGAGGGACAGCTGATAGAAACAGAAGCCACTGGAGCACCTCAAAAACACCATCATACACTAAATCAGTAAGTTGGCAGCATCACCCACAATTTGATGATTTTTTGCCTTTCCTCCCTTCATTTTGTGATGCAACTCACTTAAGTTGTTATTTATTCACTTTAAACGTGTTTTATTTCCTATTAATCAATAATTACATGTTTAAATTACCAATGTAACCGCCTATTCGTACCGTTTTTGCAAATCACTTGTGAATAAAAGGAAAAAATGAGCGCGCCAATATCGCTAAAAAATTTAGAATTTTTTATCAAAATCGTAGACTGTGGAGGGTTGTCTGAAGCCGCAGCGCAGCTCAACGTGTCGCCTTCGGCAGTCAGTAAAAGCCTGGCGGCAATGGAAAACTCGTTAGGAACCACCTTAATTAAACGCACCACCCGCAGTATTACTCTGACCGATGCAGGGCAATATTTGTTTAACCGCGCTAATAAATTACTGCAGGAGTTCGATGAAACGCTCAATACCACTTCGAGCTATGACCAAAATCCGCAAGGCGAATTACGTGTCACATGTTCAATTGCATTTGGTTATTCCCACCTGGTCAACTTGGTTGATAAATACCGCACGAAATTTCCGGATGTAAATCTTTATATCGACCTGAATGATAATTTTATCAATCTGAATGAAACTGATTTCGATATCGCTCTGCGTATCTCGACCGCGCCGCCGCAAAACTACGCCATGCGCAAGCTGGTACCGATCCGCTGGGCATACTGCGCTTCTCCAGGTTATCTCGCTAAAAAAGGGATTCCCCAACGCCGAATTGATTTGGCAGGCCACGACTGCCTGGTGTACCCCGGCCTCACGCCAGTGCTGAAAATAGCTGACGATCAGGATCGCTTGCATCAATTGAAACTTCATATGCCGATTCAAGCGAACAGCAGTCTGGTGCTGTTGAAGTCCGTGTTAGAGGATCAAGGCGTCGCATACCTGCCAACTTATTTGATTGGCGGGCATATTCAAAAAGAGGAAATCACGCCGCTGCTGCTTGATGGCACGATTACGTGTGAAACCCACGCCCTGTACGCACTCTATTTTCCCAGTAAATACAGCAATCCGAAAGTGCGCTCCTTTATCGATTTTTTGGTCGATGAACTCGGGACATTACCAGCATGGGATAGTTGGATACCTAACTGAGTCGATTGCTTTACGGGGCATGTTCCCATCAGCCCATACCCGCCAGACGTTTGATAAACCAGATGATATCTCTATCACGGCATAATAAAATCATTGCTACACGGCCCAATTATCAGGAGAAAAAATGGCTGACATCACCTTATCATCCGGCGAACGCGACCTGCTGCGCGAGAAGCTATGTCAATACTGCGAAGAAAATTTTGAACTGGAGCTGGAGCAGTTTGACGCCGAATTCTTTGTCGACTTTATCGCCAAAGAGCTAGGGCCGATGTTTTTTAACGCCGGGATTGATACGGCAATTAGCACCCACGTCGCCTGGAGCGATCGAATCCAGGAAGAGATGGATCTGAAAAAAGTCTATTAGCGCCAACCGTCCAATAGCTCGACATGAGTGGGAGATCAATAAAGGCTTACTATTAACATGGTTATAATACAGGTTCTTTCATCATCTCCCGTGTACGGGGAAGGAAAACCATGTCGCTTATCACCGATCTACCCGCCATTTTTGACCAATTCTCCGAAGCTCGCCAGAAGGGCTTTCTCACGGTCATGGATCTTAAAGAA
This Klebsiella sp. RHBSTW-00484 DNA region includes the following protein-coding sequences:
- a CDS encoding LysR family transcriptional regulator; protein product: MSAPISLKNLEFFIKIVDCGGLSEAAAQLNVSPSAVSKSLAAMENSLGTTLIKRTTRSITLTDAGQYLFNRANKLLQEFDETLNTTSSYDQNPQGELRVTCSIAFGYSHLVNLVDKYRTKFPDVNLYIDLNDNFINLNETDFDIALRISTAPPQNYAMRKLVPIRWAYCASPGYLAKKGIPQRRIDLAGHDCLVYPGLTPVLKIADDQDRLHQLKLHMPIQANSSLVLLKSVLEDQGVAYLPTYLIGGHIQKEEITPLLLDGTITCETHALYALYFPSKYSNPKVRSFIDFLVDELGTLPAWDSWIPN
- a CDS encoding DUF2164 domain-containing protein — encoded protein: MADITLSSGERDLLREKLCQYCEENFELELEQFDAEFFVDFIAKELGPMFFNAGIDTAISTHVAWSDRIQEEMDLKKVY